Proteins found in one Cheilinus undulatus linkage group 9, ASM1832078v1, whole genome shotgun sequence genomic segment:
- the si:dkey-82f1.1 gene encoding DENN domain-containing protein 2A has protein sequence MPAASTMTGGRALLLCTNTDNCIYQSVNGLQCCGLKVREAPLPVVPQHQEVCGSPGDIDRRDTPASTKRPLSPSLSLTDSPGPPDSMLAQRRATTTSDPRTTNMENGLCGKLNNNKSQAGVKTASIRDKISQWEGKKESAPLTSSGTCPLSTTQKEVETVRKKECKASEFQRTDSKKFVSWDRQDSGKENVGKLGDSRPKSPEGQTNKDKELILERGCRASKPTEQSQDKKTVLTHVKKLEKATKEVPDRPSLAFPGNYFCPPSKEELEETEKKANEPIFGTFDVARHGSSRRRRDGDPENVYSEPGAPSINPLPKPQRTFQHHTPPTTPTSGPGSGKGRRNLPPLPSIPPPPLPTCPPPGVCRRPWADKPRDSSNRKSYEFEDLLQSSSESCRVDWYAQSRLGLTRTLSEENVYEDIIDPPSKENPYEDIELERSCLGSKCVSPVSSSPVPDTPTKLSSKPGFFRQNSERRSFKLLELRKASRDTGISSPSRISPPSTPSSPDDTPCLSGDPYNRRRRKIPKMVLKINGIFEARRGKKRMKRVSQSTESSSGRVTDENSESESDTEEKLKAHSQRLVSVQSMLRQTGRYRTLERDLMELQERKLFEYFIVVALHKTKAGVPYLPEVTQQFPLKLERSFKFMRETEDQLKVIPQFCFPDAKDWAPVDSFPSETFSFVLTGEDGSRRFGYCRRLLPSGKGRRLPEVYCIVSRLGCFDLFSKILDEVEKRRAISPALVQPFMRGIMEAPFPAPGRTITVKNFLPGSGTEVIELCRPSDSRLEHVDFECLFSSLSLRLLLRVFASLLLERRVIFTADKLSTLSQCCHAVVALLYPFTWQHTYIPVLPPSMLDIVCTPTPFIVGLLSSSLPRLKELPIEEVLVVDLGNSRFLRQLDDEDSILPHKLQAALEHVLDKRRELACEKGDLPNDSSSLSTVVSEAFVRFFVEMVGHYSLFMGGAERDDESVSSPTLPSPSSSSSTPSSSFQRDAFRKAVTSKSLRRFLEVFMETQMFTGFIQERDLRRQGLRGLFEVRAQEYLDSLPGSEQRGVNKFLKGLGNKMKFLSKK, from the exons GCTCCAGTGCTGTGGCTTGAAGGTCAGGGAGGCTCCGTTGCCTGTGGTGCCTCAGCACCAAGAGGTGTGTGGGTCACCAGGGGACATAGACAGGAGGGACACCCCTGCATCCACCAAGCGTCCCCTCTCCCCTTCACTAAGCCTGACTGACAGCCCGGGTCCTCCTGACAGCATGCTGGCTCAAAGGAGAGCCACCACCACCAGCGATCCGCGgactacaaacatggagaacGGCCTGTGCGGAAAGCTGAACAACAATAAAAGCCAGGCCGGAGTCAAGACTGCGAGCATCCGTGACAAGATCTCACAATGGGAGGGCAAAAAGGAATCTGCCCCCTTAACGTCTTCAgggacttgtccactgagcacCACACAGAAAGAAGTGGAGACAGTGAGGAAAAAGGAGTGCAAAGCTTCAGAGTTTCAGAGGACGGACAGCAAGAAGTTTGTCAGCTGGGACAGACAGGACTCAGGGAAGGAGAATGTTGGAAAGCTGGGGGATTCAAGGCCTAAATCTCCAGAGGGCCAAACAAACAAGGACAAGGAATTAATATTGGAGAGGGGATGTCGGGCTTCAAAGCCAACAGAACAATCCCAAGACAAGAAAACTGTTTTAACCCATGTTAAAAAACTGGAGAAGGCAACAAAGGAGGTTCCTGACAGACCTTCACTGGCATTTCCAGGGAATTACTTCTGCCCTCCCTCAAAGGAAGAGCTggaagaaacagaaaagaaggCCAACGAGCCCATTTTTGGGACTTTTGACGTTGCTCGCCATGGCAGTTCACGAAGGAGGAGGGACGGTGATCCAGAGAACGTATACAGTGAGCCAGGTGCTCCTTCTATAAACCCTCTACCTAAACCTCAACGGACTTTTCAACACCACACGCCACCCACTACTCCGACTTCAGGGCCAGGCTCGGGGAAGGGACGGAGGAACTTGCCTCCTCTACCCTCCATTCCTCCACCACCTTTACCAACATGCCCTCCGCCTGGGGTCTGCAGGAGACCCTGGGCTGACAAACCTCGAGACAGCAGTAACAG GAAGTCCTACGAATTTGAGGATCTGCTCCAGTCGTCTTCAGAGAGCTGCAGGGTGGACTGGTACGCTCAGTCCAGACTGGGCCTTACACGCACTTTATCAGAAGAGAATGTCTATGAGGACATAATAG atCCTCCATCCAAGGAGAACCCTTATGAAGATATAGAGCTGGAGAGAAGTTGTTTGGGAAGCAaatgtgtctcacctgtctcctCATCTCCTGTCCCTGACACACCAACTAAG CTCTCCTCCAAGCCTGGCTTCTTCAGACAAAATTCAGAAAGGCGAAGCTTCAAGCTCCTAGAACTACGCAAGGCCAGCAGGGACACTGGCATCTCCTCTCCCTCTCGTATCAGCCCCCCTTCCACACCCAGCAGTCCAGATGACACCCCCTGCCTCTCTGGAGACCCATACAATCGCAGACGGCGGAAAATCCCAAAG ATGGTGCTGAAAATCAATGGCATCTTTGAGGCGCGGAGGGGGAAGAAACGTATGAAGAGGGTGTCTCAGTCAACAGAGTCCAGCTCAGGGAGAG TGACCGATGAGAACAGTGAGTCTGAGAGTGACACAGAGGAGAAACTAAAAG CACACAGTCAGCGTCTGGTGTCAGTCCAATCCATGCTGAGGCAGACAGGGCGGTACCGGACGCTGGAGAGGGATCTGATGGAGTTGCAAGAGAGGAAACTTTTTGAGTATTTCATAGTTGTTGCTCTCCACAAGACCAAGGCTGGAGTTCCCTACCTGCCAGAGGTCACTCAGCAGTTCCCTCTCAAG CTGGAGAGGAGCTTTAAGTTTATGCGTGAAACTGAGGACCAGCTGAAGGTCATCCCTCAGTTCTGTTTCCCTGACGCCAAAGACTGGGCGCCTGTCGACAGCTTCCCCAG TGAGACGTTCTCATTTGTCCTGACCGGTGAGGATGGAAGCAGACGGTTTGGATATTGTCGGCGATTGTTG CCCAGTGGTAAAGGCAGAAGGCTCCCTGAGGTTTACTGCATCGTCAGTCGTCTGGGCTGCTTCGACCTCTTCTCTAAG ATCCTTgatgaagtggaaaaaaggagggCTATCTCCCCTGCATTAGTGCAACCATTTATGAGAGGAATAATGGAAGCTCCCTTCCCCGCTCCAGGAAGAACCATCACTGTCAAGAACTTCCTACCTGGGTCTGGGACAGAG GTGATCGAGTTGTGTCGGCCTTCAGACTCTCGTCTTGAACATGTGGACTTTGAATGTCTCTTCTCCTCCTTGAGTCTACGTCTCCTCCTTCGAGTGTTTGCCTCCCTGCTTCTAGAGCGTAGAGTCATCTTCACTGCTGACAAACTCAG CACCCTGTCTCAGTGTTGTCATGCCGTTGTGGCTTTACTCTACCCTTTCACCTGGCAGCACACATACATCCCCGTTCTCCCACCCTCCATGTTGGATATCGTCTGCACCCCCACCCCCTTCATAGTGGGCCTCCTCTCCAGCTCTCTGCCTCGTCTCAAAGAGCTGCCCATAGAAGAA GTCCTGGTGGTCGACCTCGGCAACAGCCGCTTCCTACGACAG CTGGATGATGAGGACTCCATTCTTCCTCACAAACTGCAGGCGGCTCTTGAGCACGTGCTGGACAAGAGGAGGGAGTTGGCCTGTGAGAAAGGAGATCTGCCCAATG ACTCCAGCTCCCTCAGCACGGTGGTCTCAGAGGCCTTTGTTCGTTTCTTTGTGGAGATGGTGGGTCACTACTCTCTCTTCATGGGAGGAGCAGAGCGAGATGACGAATCTGTCTCCTCCCCCACTTTGCCCagcccctcttcctcctcctctacgCCCTCCTCATCCTTTCAGCGCGATGCCTTTCGCAAAGCGGTCACGTCAAAGAGCTTGAGGAGGTTCTTGGAAGTTTTCATGGAGACTCAGATGTTCACTGGGTTCATCCAGGAAAGAGATCTGCGCAGGCAGGGCCTCAGAG GTCTGTTTGAGGTGAGAGCACAAGAGTATCTGGACTCGCTGCCTGGTAGTGAGCAACGGGGGGTCAACAAGTTCCTGAAGGGTCTAG GAAACAAGATGAAATTCCTGTCCAAGAAATGA